From Garra rufa chromosome 19, GarRuf1.0, whole genome shotgun sequence, the proteins below share one genomic window:
- the LOC141292447 gene encoding transmembrane gamma-carboxyglutamic acid protein 3-like, with protein sequence MAAAFLDGKVANSLLKRFPRANGFLEEFRPGNIERECAEESCSFEEANEVFENKERTMEFWKNRSIYTVNSNADSRSDRPDTVYMVVPLLGVALLIIIALFLIWRCQLQKATRRRPAYTQNRYLANRNARSLPRILVHRDPPPHSENSHANDRPSVVVSSGERGGASATPQDAHHHTSHSQNNRSLYVQDSSLSVASHLSGATPPPSYEEVTGHLESSSDETTAPYSDPPPKYEEIVLEK encoded by the exons ATGGCAGCAG CGTTCCTAGATGGCAAGGTTGCAAACTCTCTCCTCAAACGTTTTCCACGGGCTAATGGCTTCCTGGAGGAGTTTCGGCCAGGCAACATTGAGAGGGAGTGTGCCGAGGAGAGCTGCAGCTTTGAGGAGGCCAACGAAGTGTTTGAAAATAAGGAGCGAACG ATGGAGTTCTGGAAAAACCGCAGTATCTACACAGTGAACAGCAATGCGGATTCCCGCTCGGACCGCCCGGACACTGTGTACATGGTGGTCCCCCTCCTGGGCGTGGCTCTTCTCATCATCATTGCGCTGTTCCTCATCTGGCGCTGTCAACTCCAGAAGGCCACGCGTCGGCGTCCGGCCTATACACAAAACCGCTATTTGGCTAACCGGAATGCCCGCAGCCTCCCGCGCATCCTCGTGCACCGTGACCCTCCACCGCATTCAGAAAACTCTCACGCCAATGACAGGCCCAGTGTGGTGGTCAGCAGTGGCGAAAGAGGCGGGGCTTCAGCCACGCCACAAGATGCCCATCATCACACCAGTCACTCTCAGAACAATCGCTCCCTGTATGTACAAGATTCATCTTTGTCTGTGGCTTCCCACCTGTCTGGGGCAACCCCTCCACCATCCTACGAGGAAGTTACCGGCCACTTAGAAAGCAGCAGCGATGAGACGACAGCCCCCTACAGTGATCCTCCACCCAAATATGAGGAGATAGTGCTAGAAAAGTGA